The proteins below are encoded in one region of Podarcis raffonei isolate rPodRaf1 chromosome 8, rPodRaf1.pri, whole genome shotgun sequence:
- the LOC128419222 gene encoding free fatty acid receptor 2-like, which translates to MAHKGVVLAFYIFTFLTGLPSNLLACYTFFRKVSQKPVPIDILLLNLTVSDITLLLFLPFKMAEATWDMTWHLPVFLCPLTNFCFYSSIYISTLFLMGVSVERYLCVLYPVKYKLNRRPIYAIAASLFFWLLAYSHCSIVYIVQNRNTTMLPSDKNFSCYEKFSSSQLQILLPVRLEISLLLFWLPFAITLFCYINVIRILASLPNIPSHKKKRAMGLALVTLLNFTICFAPYNTSHIVGFIQKQSPSWRVDAFLLSALNTTLDPVLFFFSSTAIRRTFSSCWVGMSKSLWTMVSACCSPCCKVPGDDGGGEEDAGAGQTVPNLPSGLAQARDSTLCTSRQRSGISEH; encoded by the coding sequence ATGGCACATAAGGGTGTGGTCCTTGCTTTCTACATCTTCACTTTTCTGACTGGTCTCCCTTCCAACCTCCTGGCCTGCTACACGTTCTTCAGAAAAGTGTCCCAGAAGCCTGTCCCCATAGACATCCTCCTGCTCAACTTGACCGTGTCTGATATCACCcttttgcttttccttcccttcaaGATGGCGGAAGCCACCTGGGACATGACTTGGCATCTCCCTGTCTTCCTATGCCCCCTCACCAACTTCTGTTTCTACAGCAGCATCTACATCAGCACCCTTTTTCTGATGGGGGTCAGCGTGGAGCGCTACCTGTGTGTCCTCTACCCTGTCAAGTACAAGTTGAATCGCAGGCCAATTTACGCAATAGCAGCCAGCCTCTTCTTCTGGTTGTTGGCCTATTCCCActgcagtattgtctacattgtcCAAAACCGCAACACCACCATGCTGCCTTCTGACAAAAACTTCTCATGCTATGAGAAGTTCTCCTCCAGCCAGCTCCAAATCCTCCTTCCTGTCCGGCTGGAAATCAGCCTTCTCCTCTTCTGGCTACCTTTCGCCATCACCCTGTTTTGCTATATCAATGTTATCCGCATCCTGGCCTCCCTGCCCAACATCCCATCCCATAAAAAGAAACGAGCCATGGGCCTGGCTCTGGTGACTCTGCTCAATTTCACCATCTGCTTCGCTCCCTACAATACATCCCATATTGTTGGCTTCATTCAGAAGCAAAGCCCTTCCTGGAGAGTGGATGCTTTCCTACTCAGTGCCCTCAACACCACTTTGGACCCggttctctttttcttctcctctaCTGCCATACGGCGGACTTTTTCTAGTTGCTGGGTTGGTATGTCCAAGAGTCTCTGGACCATGGTGTCAGCCTGCTGCTCTCCTTGCTGTAAAGTTCCTggagatgatggtggtggtgaagaaGATGCAGGAGCAGGTCAAACTGTTCCAAATCTCCCAAGTGGATTGGCACAAGCCAGGGATTCCACTCTTTGTACTAGCCGGCAGAGGTCAGGGATATCTGAGCACTGA
- the LOC128419223 gene encoding G-protein coupled receptor 42-like, giving the protein MEEWETLVSLVVYGVTILLGLPSNLLALYVFCCRAKARLTPNLIYMMNLCLSDLVFVLFLPLKMLEISKVNWVKPDFVCPLYNLIHFGTIYTSACFLTVVSVGRFLGAAYPIHYQAYKKPCYSCLISLGIWGLVGFHGFLIFVLEINRDIPSRVFESNGSSCYSNFSKEQLAVLVPVRLELSVVLFFLPLVITSFCYAGSIRVLVGSHLHMRKKRRAVRVATATLSFFVLCFGPYNVSHVVGFIVMDNVWWRSVAVLPSVCNAFLDPFIFFFLSSAMDDGITKVWRSMMEKCNSIRLKIAVAHGKGDSSQGVLAIA; this is encoded by the coding sequence ATGGAAGAGTGGGAGACATTGGTCTCTTTGGTTGTCTACGGGGTTACCATCCTCCTGGGGCTGCCCTCCAATCTTCTGGCCCTCTATGTCTTCTGTTGCCGGGCCAAGGCTCGCCTGACACCCAACCTCATCTACATGATGAACCTTTGCCTGTCGGACTTGGTCTTTGTCCTTTTCCTACCGCTCAAGATGCTGGAGATAAGCAAGGTGAACTGGGTCAAGCCAGACTTTGTCTGTCCCCTTTACAACCTGATCCACTTTGGCACCATCTACACCAGTGCCTGCTTCCTGACTGTGGTCAGCGTGGGGCGCTTCCTAGGAGCTGCATATCCCATCCACTATCAGGCTTACAAAAAGCCGTGCTACTCGTGCCTGATCTCCTTGGGGATATGGGGTCTCGTCGGATTCCATGGGTTTCTCATCTTTGTCCTGGAGATCAACAGGGACATCCCGTCCAGGGTCTTTGAGAGCAATGGCTCCTCTTGCTACAGCAACTTCAGCAAAGAGCAGCTGGCCGTGTTGGTACCTGTGAGGCTggagctgtccgtggtcctgTTCTTCCTTCCTTTGGTCATCACCTCTTTCTGCTACGCCGGCAGCATCCGTGTCCTGGTTGGGTCGCATCTCCACATGCGAAAGAAACGCCGTGCGGTGCGGGTGGCCACAGCCACACTCTCCTTCTTTGTTCTCTGCTTTGGTCCTTACAATGTGTCCCATGTGGTGGGCTTCATCGTGATGGATAATGTTTGGTGGCGCAGTGTGGCTGTGCTGCCCAGTGTATGCAATGCTTTCCTGGAccccttcatcttcttcttcctctcctctgccatggatgatgggatcACCAAAGTATGGCGCTCCATGATGGAGAAGTGTAATTCCATCCGGCTGAAGATTGCTGTGGCCCATGGGAAAGGAGATAGCAGCCAGGGAGTACTTGCCATTGCCTGA
- the LOC128420388 gene encoding free fatty acid receptor 2-like — protein sequence MTPMKKALVLAIYTFSFLTGLPSNLLAGYAFLKKVRQKPVPIDIFLCNLTISDLFLLCFLPFKMVEVASDMTWPLPGFLCPLTNFFFYSSIYLSTLFLMAVSVERYLCVAHPVKHKLNRKPTSAIAASIFFWFLACSHCASIVYAVEYHNRTPSDLNITTCYYSFSPDQLRILLPFRLELCLLLFCLPLAITLFCYVNVICILSTMPNIPPHKKKRAVCLAVATLLNFAIAFAPYNISHIVGFINKESPSWRVETFFLTSLNTTLDPIIFFFSSHTIRRTFGNCWLGMCSKIQAVVSPCCLCCCKTPEDNKAGAGHVTASDLPSGLAGAPTPTPFTTQQRSGSSDD from the coding sequence ATGACACCCATGAAGAAGGCTCTTGTCCTTGCAATCTATACCTTCTCCTTCCTGACAGGCTTGCCTTCCAATCTACTGGCTGGCTACGCATTCCTGAAGAAAGTGAGGCAGAAGCCAGTGCCCATCGACATCTTCTTGTGCAACTTGACCATCTCCGACCTTTTCCTGCTGTGCTTCCTGCCCTTTAAAATGGTGGAGGTTGCCAGTGACATGACTTGGCCTCTTCCTGGCTTCCTTTGCCCACTCACCAACTTCTTCTTCTACAGCAGCATCTACCTCAGCACCCTTTTCCTCATGGCGGTCAGTGTGGAACGCTATCTCTGTGTTGCCCATCCGGTCAAGCACAAGCTGAACCGCAAGCCAACCTCGGCAATAGCAGCCAGCATCTTCTTCTGGTTCCTGGCCTGCTCCCACTGTGCCAGCATTGTCTATGCTGTCGAATACCACAACAGGACCCCGTCAGACCTTAACATCACCACGTGTTACTACAGCTTCTCCCCAGACCAGCTCCGCATCCTTCTCCCTTTCCGGCtggagctctgcctcctcctcttctgcctgccTCTCGCCATCACCCTTTTCTGCTATGTCAACGTGATCTGCATCTTGAGCACCATGCCCAacatccctccccacaaaaagaaACGGGCGGTGTGCCTGGCGGTGGCCACGTTGCTCAATTTCGCCATTGCTTTTGCACCATACAACATCTCCCACATTGTGGGCTTCATTAATAAGGAGAGTCCTTCCTGGAGAGTAGAGACTTTCTTCCTCACCTCCCTGAACACCACCTTGGACcctatcatcttcttcttctcctcccacaCCATCCGACGAACCTTCGGCAACTGCTGGCTTGGCATGTGTAGCAAGATCCAGGCTGTTGTGTCGCCCTGCTGTTTGTGTTGCTGCAAGACTCCTGAAGACAacaaagcaggagctggacatgTAACTGCTTCAGATCTCCCCAGTGGACTGGCAGGGGCTCCCACCCCTACTCCTTTTACGACTCAGCAAAGATCTGGGTCATCAGATGACTGA